A part of Prolixibacteraceae bacterium genomic DNA contains:
- a CDS encoding 2-oxoglutarate dehydrogenase E1 component — MDQFSNIGNQELSSVESMYESFLEDPDAVDASWRHFFEGFDFAQTHYPQKPGDIALSEPIQKEFRVIELIHGYRQRGHLFTKTNPVRTRRQYAPTLALENFGLSDKDLDTKFHAAQQIGLPTSTLREIVAHLEHTYCDSVGVEYLYMRHPEVVQWLQERMERSQNREPLTAEKKRHFFHHLSHAVGFENFIHRRFVGQKRFSIEGAETLIPALDSVIEWGAELGIEEFVVGMAHRGRLNVLCNIMQKPSQEIFNEFIGTEYEEGITLGDVKYHLGYENQITTDKGKKVAIKLLPNPSHLETVGPLTMGMARGYVDAKYQKNEDKIAPIVIHGDAAIAGQGVVYESIQMSQLDGYRCGGTIHLVINNQVGFTTNYLDGRSSTYCTDVAKVTRCPVFHVNGDDVEAVIYTIKLAMEFRQKFHSDVFVDILCYRKYGHNEGDEPRFTQPKLYSIIAKHKNPRDIYAEKLISEGVLQRKNVVSKIEEVEHILDENLEASKALGRIKIKKFLLEEQHNYILPNGDEKICYEDTSLSKEKVIELGEEMTKVSNEGSFFKKILKLNNDRKKMIADGIIDWAIAEQLAYASLLDEGYSVRLSGQDSERGTFSHRHAAWVREDSTKKYFPLKTIQGKKVPFHVFNSHLSEYGVLGFEYGYALARPDGLTIWEAQFGDFANGAQIIFDQYISSAGEKWGLKNGVTLYLPHGYEGQGPEHSSARIERMLTLCANNNMRVLNLTSPSNLFHALRNQVISRCRIPLIIYTPKSLLRNPVVYDTLDSLTIKEFQPLIEEKVEDVNIIDRVVFCTGKIYTDLVEKMNSLDNNKVALVRVEQLYPLPSEEIVAIQKKYPQAQKHFWVQDEPYNMGTWPSIALNHMDLRLTPITRPQSGSPATGLPKQHIVRLNHIISEVFKDLK, encoded by the coding sequence ATGGATCAATTCTCCAATATTGGCAACCAAGAGCTAAGCAGTGTAGAAAGTATGTATGAGAGCTTTCTAGAGGATCCTGATGCGGTAGATGCATCATGGAGACATTTCTTTGAAGGGTTTGATTTTGCACAAACCCACTACCCACAAAAACCAGGGGATATTGCTCTGAGTGAACCCATACAGAAAGAATTTCGGGTCATAGAACTGATCCATGGATACAGGCAACGAGGGCACCTTTTTACAAAGACGAACCCTGTTAGGACACGTAGACAGTATGCTCCTACTTTGGCTCTAGAGAATTTTGGTTTATCAGATAAGGATCTAGATACTAAATTTCATGCAGCACAACAGATTGGGCTACCTACCTCTACATTGAGAGAGATTGTTGCTCATTTAGAACACACCTATTGTGATTCCGTTGGGGTTGAATATCTGTATATGCGCCATCCTGAAGTGGTGCAATGGCTTCAAGAACGAATGGAGAGATCACAAAACAGGGAGCCACTGACGGCCGAGAAGAAACGTCATTTCTTTCACCATCTAAGTCATGCAGTAGGCTTTGAGAACTTCATTCATCGTCGCTTTGTTGGACAAAAACGTTTCTCTATTGAAGGGGCGGAGACATTAATCCCTGCACTAGATAGTGTTATTGAATGGGGTGCTGAACTGGGGATTGAAGAGTTTGTTGTAGGAATGGCCCATAGAGGTCGCCTCAACGTACTTTGTAATATCATGCAGAAGCCAAGTCAGGAGATATTCAATGAATTTATCGGAACGGAATACGAAGAGGGCATTACACTTGGTGATGTAAAATATCACCTAGGTTATGAAAATCAGATCACGACAGATAAAGGTAAAAAAGTGGCAATTAAGTTGCTTCCAAACCCTAGCCACCTAGAAACAGTTGGTCCATTAACGATGGGGATGGCTAGAGGTTATGTGGATGCTAAATATCAAAAGAACGAAGACAAGATTGCACCTATTGTTATTCATGGAGATGCTGCCATTGCAGGCCAAGGGGTCGTATATGAATCGATACAGATGTCACAGTTGGATGGTTATCGATGTGGTGGAACGATTCATCTTGTGATCAACAACCAAGTGGGATTTACAACCAACTACTTGGATGGTCGATCTAGCACCTACTGTACAGACGTGGCAAAAGTCACAAGGTGTCCGGTATTCCATGTGAATGGCGACGATGTAGAAGCGGTAATCTACACCATCAAATTGGCCATGGAGTTTCGTCAGAAGTTCCATTCAGATGTATTTGTTGACATCCTATGTTATCGAAAATATGGTCATAATGAAGGAGATGAACCTCGCTTCACTCAACCTAAATTATATAGTATCATCGCCAAACATAAGAACCCACGAGATATCTATGCTGAGAAACTTATTTCAGAAGGGGTACTTCAAAGAAAGAATGTAGTATCAAAGATCGAAGAGGTGGAACATATCTTAGATGAGAATCTAGAGGCATCCAAAGCTTTAGGACGTATTAAGATCAAGAAGTTCCTCTTGGAAGAACAACACAACTATATTTTACCCAATGGAGATGAGAAGATATGCTATGAAGATACTTCTCTATCGAAAGAGAAAGTGATTGAGTTAGGTGAAGAGATGACAAAGGTATCTAACGAAGGCAGTTTCTTTAAAAAGATATTGAAACTAAATAACGATCGTAAAAAGATGATCGCTGATGGTATTATCGATTGGGCTATAGCAGAACAGTTGGCATATGCATCTCTATTAGATGAAGGCTACTCCGTTAGGCTCTCTGGCCAAGATTCTGAGCGAGGAACATTCTCTCATCGTCATGCGGCATGGGTGAGAGAAGATAGTACTAAGAAGTACTTCCCACTCAAAACGATCCAAGGTAAGAAAGTTCCTTTTCATGTATTCAACTCCCACCTGTCAGAGTATGGTGTATTGGGATTTGAATATGGTTATGCGCTAGCGAGACCTGATGGGCTTACCATTTGGGAAGCGCAGTTCGGAGATTTCGCAAACGGTGCTCAGATTATCTTTGATCAATATATTAGTAGTGCTGGAGAGAAGTGGGGATTGAAAAATGGAGTCACCCTATACCTTCCACATGGATATGAAGGGCAAGGTCCAGAACACTCTTCTGCAAGAATAGAACGGATGTTAACACTATGTGCAAATAACAATATGAGGGTACTGAATTTAACCTCTCCATCCAATCTATTTCATGCTTTGCGTAATCAAGTAATCTCTCGTTGTCGCATCCCTTTGATCATATATACTCCAAAAAGTTTACTCCGAAACCCCGTGGTATATGACACACTGGATTCACTAACGATCAAGGAATTTCAACCACTTATCGAAGAGAAAGTAGAAGATGTGAATATTATAGATAGAGTGGTATTCTGTACTGGGAAAATATATACTGATTTAGTAGAGAAGATGAACTCACTTGACAACAATAAAGTAGCACTGGTAAGAGTGGAACAGCTATATCCATTACCATCAGAAGAGATCGTGGCTATTCAAAAGAAGTATCCACAAGCACAAAAGCATTTTTGGGTACAAGACGAACCATACAACATGGGCACATGGCCTTCAATTGCACTCAATCACATGGATTTAAGACTAACCCCTATTACACGTCCTCAGAGTGGTAGTCCTGCCACTGGTTTGCCAAAACAACATATTGTTCGTTTGAATCATATTATTTCAGAAGTATTTAAAGACTTAAAATAA
- the odhB gene encoding 2-oxoglutarate dehydrogenase complex dihydrolipoyllysine-residue succinyltransferase gives MYAVIVPTPGESITEVEIGSWLVEDQQYVEQNQALAEIESDKATLELVADVAGKIHIFAKEGETVMVGSKVADIDTEAIAPEGDVSPKEEVAEVKEVPLTPKEENKAPQKREVKPEHEHIKVTPSAQAVIEENGLHLEEVLAGMARIQKKDVMQVIDTPLQSTLKENIKSSIPKEDEVIPMSALRKKLSQRLVSVKNETAMLTTFNEINLHKVMEIRKQYQGAFQKKHGIKLGFMSLFTKAVSEALKHHPMVGASIDGDQIIVHHRHHISIAVQTPKGLMVPVVRDVDQKSIPEVEAEIKDLATRARNKKITLDEMEGGIFTITNGGTFGSMMSTPIINPPQSAILGMHNILERPIAEDGKVVIRPMMYVALSYDHRIIDGKDSVGFLVKVKQLLEEPSLLLSGLSPYETLFDL, from the coding sequence ATGTATGCAGTAATCGTTCCAACCCCAGGAGAGTCCATCACAGAAGTAGAAATTGGCAGCTGGCTTGTTGAAGATCAACAATATGTCGAACAGAACCAGGCCCTTGCAGAGATAGAATCAGACAAGGCAACCCTTGAATTGGTAGCAGATGTCGCAGGGAAGATTCATATTTTCGCGAAAGAGGGTGAAACAGTAATGGTCGGATCAAAAGTAGCAGATATCGACACCGAAGCAATAGCTCCTGAAGGTGATGTCTCACCAAAAGAAGAGGTAGCTGAGGTGAAAGAAGTTCCGTTAACTCCGAAAGAAGAGAATAAAGCTCCTCAAAAGAGAGAGGTCAAACCAGAACATGAACATATAAAAGTCACCCCATCAGCTCAAGCAGTAATAGAGGAGAATGGTCTTCATCTTGAGGAGGTCCTTGCTGGTATGGCACGCATACAAAAAAAGGATGTAATGCAGGTGATCGACACCCCATTACAAAGCACTTTAAAAGAAAATATTAAAAGTAGTATTCCTAAAGAAGATGAGGTAATTCCAATGTCTGCTCTTCGCAAGAAACTAAGCCAAAGATTGGTGTCTGTGAAGAATGAGACAGCGATGTTAACCACCTTCAATGAGATCAATCTTCATAAGGTCATGGAGATACGCAAACAGTACCAAGGTGCTTTCCAAAAGAAGCATGGGATTAAGCTCGGCTTTATGTCCCTATTTACCAAAGCTGTCAGCGAAGCACTAAAACATCACCCTATGGTGGGAGCAAGCATTGATGGTGATCAAATTATTGTACATCATCGTCATCATATCAGTATTGCCGTCCAAACCCCCAAAGGATTGATGGTTCCTGTAGTACGAGATGTCGATCAAAAAAGCATACCTGAAGTAGAAGCGGAGATTAAAGACTTAGCAACACGTGCAAGAAATAAGAAGATCACTTTAGACGAGATGGAAGGTGGTATATTCACGATCACCAATGGTGGAACATTTGGTTCTATGATGAGTACACCGATTATCAATCCCCCTCAGTCTGCAATACTTGGAATGCACAACATCCTTGAACGTCCAATTGCAGAAGATGGTAAAGTCGTGATTCGTCCCATGATGTATGTGGCCTTATCTTATGACCATCGCATCATTGATGGAAAAGACTCCGTAGGATTTCTCGTGAAAGTAAAACAGCTTTTAGAAGAGCCTAGTCTCCTTCTTTCAGGATTATCTCCATACGAAACACTGTTTGATTTATAG
- a CDS encoding sel1 repeat family protein, translating into MRTILLLVLVMTINFQKSHANNENRVDRKSSLMVQRSRYVVEMSEDSIARKMSLDKLKALATQNNSEAYNALGILYLYGKGLPKDTLKAFDMFKKSAELGLKDGMCNIGKLYREGKGGVERNYTEAFKYYKMAADAGHHLATYSLARSYYRGEGVEKNFDIAYPLYKKAASFNIPVAKFRVGTCTFSGKGVVQDKEKGIAIVKEVYNEGLTKAERFFKYNKIPYDKKQ; encoded by the coding sequence ATGAGGACGATATTGCTACTAGTCTTAGTCATGACAATAAACTTTCAGAAGAGTCATGCAAATAATGAAAATAGAGTCGATAGAAAAAGCTCTCTCATGGTGCAACGATCTCGTTATGTCGTTGAGATGTCTGAAGATAGTATAGCCCGCAAAATGTCATTAGATAAACTGAAAGCACTAGCTACCCAAAACAATAGTGAAGCATACAATGCACTCGGGATACTCTATCTTTATGGTAAAGGTCTTCCGAAAGATACTCTAAAGGCTTTTGATATGTTTAAGAAATCTGCAGAACTTGGACTTAAAGATGGAATGTGTAATATTGGAAAATTATATAGAGAAGGTAAAGGTGGGGTTGAACGGAACTATACTGAAGCATTCAAATACTACAAGATGGCAGCAGACGCAGGTCACCATTTAGCAACTTATAGTCTTGCTAGATCTTACTATCGAGGTGAAGGCGTAGAGAAGAACTTTGATATTGCATATCCATTATATAAAAAAGCTGCCAGCTTCAATATCCCTGTCGCAAAGTTTAGAGTAGGGACTTGTACTTTTAGTGGTAAAGGAGTCGTACAAGATAAAGAAAAAGGTATTGCTATTGTTAAAGAAGTCTATAACGAAGGGTTAACTAAAGCAGAGCGTTTTTTTAAATATAATAAAATACCTTACGACAAAAAGCAGTAG
- a CDS encoding sel1 repeat family protein: protein MKKIWMLVLVMSIGYLSCLGQKSKKTLHVQRARYVVEMSNDSIARRLSLDKLKHLAEEGNRYAYNALGLIYLKGAKIPRDTLYALDMFQRAAALGLGDAMCNVGKLYREGKGGVQKNLKKTYAYYKMGSETGHHLSIYSLARCYYLGEGVSQDYKEAYRLYKEASEFNIQTALFKIGTLTYKGRGVAQDKEKGLEIIKEVYEQGYVKAEVFFNSNNIPYNKR, encoded by the coding sequence ATGAAGAAGATTTGGATGTTAGTATTGGTAATGTCAATAGGTTATTTGAGCTGCTTGGGACAGAAATCAAAGAAGACACTACATGTTCAAAGAGCTCGTTATGTAGTAGAGATGTCAAATGATAGTATTGCGCGTAGGTTGTCTTTGGATAAGTTGAAGCATTTGGCTGAAGAAGGAAATCGTTATGCCTATAATGCATTGGGTTTGATTTATCTGAAAGGTGCTAAAATACCAAGAGATACGTTATATGCTTTGGATATGTTCCAAAGGGCTGCAGCGTTAGGACTAGGTGATGCAATGTGTAATGTTGGAAAACTTTATCGAGAAGGAAAAGGAGGAGTACAAAAGAACCTCAAAAAGACATATGCCTATTATAAGATGGGTTCTGAAACGGGTCACCATTTATCTATTTATAGCTTGGCTCGATGTTACTATCTTGGAGAGGGAGTTTCTCAAGATTATAAAGAAGCATATCGGCTGTATAAAGAAGCAAGTGAATTCAATATACAGACGGCCCTATTCAAGATTGGGACATTAACTTATAAAGGGCGTGGTGTGGCACAAGATAAAGAGAAAGGATTAGAGATAATCAAAGAGGTGTATGAACAGGGGTATGTGAAGGCGGAGGTTTTCTTTAACAGCAATAATATTCCATATAATAAAAGATAA
- a CDS encoding right-handed parallel beta-helix repeat-containing protein codes for MKNIYFLLSLWLLIFLGGQRVNAQTKITTGNKYVSPLGNDVLNNGSKVSPFKSIKFALSKIKAGDTLYVREGNYHEELHVNGIKASSGAPVVIVNYNNERVVVDGSLSVSDLSKGGWQSDRDNIYKIKLNDRIWQLFNDGKWSMLARWPNASFQNDNAWKRELWCQGDEKRSKITTNAVGDKIGVEYDDPHGGIDLKNIGVDLDNAMVVLNVFNFFTYAKKVTEHHIGEDHFSYKAGGVQLKPVFHHYFFDSKYELIDEADEWYYNPKDSMLYYKPLTVGVPSGVKVRNIDKALSIEASENIKVVGIHFFSAGVRVSKSNYISFEDCKFDYPCFNKRTLGKTGAETGLLFDNCRHSSIINCELAYTDGLVAKFQKGSHNLVENCLLHDLDYSVAPHQGNSGFIWFRNCPNSTFRRNEVYQTGASEGVMASGNSIIELNKIHDIHPLQHDGAMVHFFMGANDSEVRNNWFYNNTKRCIRMQDGPKDVLNPRQGPGLVRNNVNFNTPDVGMMLKGDYKKAYHNLSLERIDFADTSKDPASGIHKNSKSANNATRDGVSFKAGDHKKNWDGKTTGLNLEDQVYDWINRDFRPRLESELIDQGVDIGYKYVGVKPDIGAYEWGDKNYWIPGRKLVKSSMPIPNDKGATSYSLVDLMWLPAYKAEKSDVYISTSLSEVTSATPSSLSYKGRLDCNVYHPSNLMKGTKYYWRVDGVLKGAIVKGNIWEFTAGESANIAKNTLTIDVYGKNGAKVETLSDVKVVCTGVNYNTNPLGRTVITPIEDNVYTINLSKAGYHPKSFRVNVHGNVSIKDTLEQDLTSSVSSKRSMPPKFILYPIPVNQVVNIECNTEVFTYQVISSTGVVITEQKVYSKQVRVDLSTLGAGNYFMKIETAKGVLSKQFTKR; via the coding sequence ATGAAAAATATCTACTTTCTACTGAGCTTATGGCTTTTGATATTTCTTGGGGGTCAGCGTGTGAATGCGCAAACTAAAATTACCACAGGAAATAAGTATGTTTCACCTTTAGGAAATGATGTCCTTAATAATGGGTCCAAAGTGAGTCCATTTAAGTCAATAAAGTTTGCACTGTCTAAAATAAAGGCAGGAGATACGCTATATGTTAGAGAAGGTAATTATCATGAAGAGCTTCATGTGAATGGTATAAAAGCCTCAAGTGGGGCGCCAGTTGTAATTGTTAATTATAATAATGAAAGAGTTGTTGTAGATGGCTCACTATCGGTTTCAGATCTTTCAAAAGGAGGTTGGCAAAGTGATCGAGATAATATCTATAAGATCAAGCTAAATGATCGGATATGGCAACTGTTTAATGATGGAAAGTGGTCTATGTTAGCACGATGGCCGAATGCTTCTTTTCAAAATGATAATGCCTGGAAGAGAGAGTTATGGTGTCAAGGGGATGAGAAGAGGTCAAAAATCACGACCAACGCGGTTGGTGATAAGATTGGTGTCGAATATGACGATCCACATGGAGGGATTGATTTGAAGAATATTGGTGTTGATCTTGACAATGCTATGGTGGTATTGAATGTATTTAACTTCTTTACCTATGCAAAAAAAGTGACAGAGCATCATATTGGAGAGGATCATTTCTCGTATAAAGCAGGAGGTGTCCAATTGAAACCTGTTTTTCATCACTACTTCTTTGATTCAAAATATGAATTGATTGATGAAGCAGATGAGTGGTATTATAATCCCAAAGATTCCATGCTTTATTATAAGCCATTAACTGTTGGAGTTCCTTCTGGTGTCAAGGTGCGAAATATTGATAAAGCCTTATCGATTGAAGCTTCTGAGAACATTAAAGTGGTTGGAATTCACTTCTTTTCTGCAGGGGTCCGTGTTAGTAAATCAAACTATATCTCTTTCGAGGATTGTAAATTTGATTATCCATGTTTTAACAAAAGAACTTTAGGTAAAACGGGTGCAGAAACAGGCTTGTTGTTTGATAATTGTCGTCACTCTAGTATAATAAATTGTGAATTGGCATATACGGATGGCTTGGTAGCAAAGTTCCAAAAGGGGAGTCATAATTTGGTCGAGAACTGTCTGTTACATGACCTTGACTATTCTGTTGCTCCTCATCAGGGAAATTCAGGTTTTATATGGTTTAGAAATTGTCCTAATAGTACTTTTCGTCGTAATGAAGTATACCAGACAGGTGCATCAGAGGGGGTGATGGCTTCTGGGAATTCAATTATAGAGTTGAATAAAATACATGATATTCATCCTCTTCAACATGATGGCGCAATGGTTCACTTCTTTATGGGAGCCAACGATTCAGAAGTGCGTAATAATTGGTTTTACAACAATACGAAGAGATGTATTCGTATGCAAGATGGACCTAAAGATGTGTTAAATCCAAGGCAAGGTCCAGGTTTGGTTCGTAATAATGTGAATTTCAACACTCCTGATGTTGGAATGATGTTGAAAGGAGACTATAAAAAGGCGTATCATAACTTGAGTTTAGAGAGAATTGATTTTGCAGATACTTCAAAAGATCCTGCTAGTGGTATCCATAAGAATTCAAAAAGTGCCAATAATGCGACTCGTGATGGGGTCTCTTTTAAGGCTGGTGACCATAAGAAGAATTGGGATGGTAAAACAACTGGTCTTAATCTTGAGGATCAGGTGTATGATTGGATTAATAGAGATTTTCGTCCTCGTTTAGAGTCGGAATTGATTGATCAAGGAGTTGATATTGGGTATAAATATGTTGGTGTTAAACCTGATATTGGTGCCTATGAATGGGGGGATAAGAATTATTGGATTCCAGGACGTAAGCTCGTAAAATCAAGTATGCCAATACCAAATGATAAAGGAGCTACATCATATAGTTTAGTTGATCTTATGTGGCTTCCTGCGTATAAGGCAGAGAAATCAGATGTGTATATATCGACCTCTTTAAGTGAGGTTACATCGGCTACTCCAAGCTCTCTATCTTATAAGGGGCGATTGGATTGTAATGTCTATCATCCATCGAACTTAATGAAAGGAACGAAGTATTACTGGAGAGTTGATGGAGTGCTGAAAGGCGCGATCGTAAAAGGGAATATATGGGAGTTTACTGCTGGTGAAAGTGCGAATATTGCAAAAAACACATTGACGATTGATGTATACGGTAAGAATGGAGCTAAGGTTGAAACGTTAAGTGATGTGAAAGTCGTGTGTACTGGGGTGAATTATAATACCAACCCTTTAGGCCGAACCGTGATTACTCCTATTGAGGATAACGTCTATACAATCAATCTGAGTAAGGCTGGATACCATCCCAAGTCATTTAGAGTAAATGTGCATGGTAATGTATCAATTAAAGATACACTTGAGCAAGATCTCACCTCTTCAGTTTCGTCAAAAAGAAGTATGCCTCCAAAATTTATTCTTTATCCAATTCCAGTAAATCAGGTGGTTAATATTGAGTGTAATACAGAAGTATTTACATATCAAGTGATATCCTCTACAGGAGTAGTAATAACGGAGCAGAAAGTATATAGTAAACAAGTTAGAGTTGACTTGTCCACTCTTGGTGCTGGTAACTATTTTATGAAAATAGAAACGGCAAAAGGTGTTCTTTCTAAGCAGTTCACCAAGAGATAA
- a CDS encoding S49 family peptidase — protein sequence MWNRVYQLLMIIVLCFCSHVGQASQKKILSYNLKDEINSVSWYDTRMAFEKAEEDSVDAILILMNTYGGRVKDADSIRSRILRSKIPVYVFVDNNAASAGAMISLACDSIYMTPGGSIGAATVVGMDGKAMPDKYQSYQRATMRATAEAKGKIVDGDGNEVWRRDPSIAEAMVDEDLQIEGVSEEGKVLTFTADEALKYRYCDAIVLSEQDLLLRLGYEKEQVISFELSAQDKYIRFFASPFLPTIIVTFLLIGLFSSFKMPGLFSPFLMIIGFGALFFIPLFLFGYATTWEVLIFMAGVVLLFLEIFIVPGFGFTGISGILCVVTSLVLAMVDNDTFNFEWVETDALSTALTIVLGALIVALGAMFYIGKSFSTMNSPLFRKFALHTELEGDATTSNVLSETKQSLVGCEGVVVTDLHPIGKVSINGAYFQATSISGMLTKGDRVLVKDKSMGQLVVQKIKDKNS from the coding sequence ATGTGGAATAGAGTTTACCAGCTTTTGATGATTATTGTTTTGTGTTTTTGTTCGCATGTTGGACAGGCTTCACAAAAGAAGATCCTTTCTTATAACTTGAAGGATGAGATTAATAGTGTTAGCTGGTATGATACTAGAATGGCTTTTGAAAAGGCTGAAGAAGATAGTGTAGATGCTATTTTGATATTGATGAATACCTATGGTGGAAGAGTGAAAGATGCGGATTCGATACGTTCGCGTATACTCCGCTCTAAGATACCTGTCTATGTCTTTGTTGATAACAATGCGGCTTCTGCTGGTGCAATGATTTCATTGGCTTGTGACTCGATCTATATGACGCCGGGTGGTAGCATTGGAGCTGCTACTGTTGTAGGGATGGATGGCAAAGCGATGCCAGATAAATATCAAAGTTATCAGAGGGCTACCATGCGTGCTACTGCCGAAGCGAAGGGTAAGATTGTGGATGGTGATGGCAATGAAGTTTGGCGACGTGATCCATCTATTGCGGAGGCGATGGTGGATGAAGATCTACAGATTGAGGGGGTGAGTGAAGAGGGCAAGGTGTTGACTTTTACTGCCGATGAGGCATTGAAATATAGGTATTGTGATGCGATTGTTCTTTCAGAACAAGATTTGCTCTTGCGATTGGGATATGAAAAAGAGCAAGTGATATCTTTTGAATTATCTGCACAGGACAAGTATATTCGTTTCTTTGCGTCCCCATTTCTTCCTACAATTATTGTCACTTTTCTATTGATAGGTTTGTTCTCTAGCTTTAAGATGCCAGGACTGTTCTCCCCATTTCTTATGATTATTGGGTTTGGAGCACTGTTCTTTATTCCTCTATTTCTATTTGGATACGCTACGACATGGGAGGTGCTTATCTTTATGGCTGGTGTTGTCCTGCTGTTTCTAGAGATATTCATTGTCCCAGGGTTTGGTTTTACGGGGATATCAGGAATATTGTGTGTTGTCACTTCGCTAGTGCTTGCGATGGTCGATAACGATACTTTCAATTTCGAATGGGTAGAGACCGATGCATTATCTACAGCACTTACGATTGTGTTGGGAGCTTTGATCGTTGCTCTCGGTGCGATGTTCTATATTGGAAAGAGCTTTTCCACAATGAATTCGCCCTTATTCCGTAAGTTTGCATTGCATACAGAATTAGAAGGTGATGCCACGACAAGTAATGTCCTTTCAGAAACAAAACAGTCCCTCGTTGGATGTGAGGGTGTGGTTGTTACAGACCTTCATCCGATCGGAAAGGTGAGCATTAATGGTGCGTATTTTCAAGCGACAAGTATCTCTGGTATGTTGACCAAAGGGGATCGTGTGTTGGTTAAAGATAAATCTATGGGACAACTCGTTGTTCAGAAGATTAAAGATAAAAATAGCTAA
- a CDS encoding menaquinone biosynthesis protein: MKKVKISAVSYLNSKPMVHGIMKDPIMNSIDLALDHPADCAKKLLQGDVDLGLVPVAILPKMKEYHIVSDYCIGGDGPVHTVVIASDVPLHEIQTIYLDYQSRTSVMLCQILCRFFWNITPEFKPAYEGYHQEVIGGTTAAVVIGDRVFDIEHKYKFMIDLSDMWKKSTGEPFVFAAWVANKPLDSSFVDELNNALKDGCTHLDETIEIYQPLFPKVDIAKYFEEEIVYDMTEDMHRGLDLFLQYVHKIESE; the protein is encoded by the coding sequence ATGAAAAAAGTGAAGATATCGGCTGTGTCATATTTGAACAGCAAACCGATGGTTCATGGAATCATGAAAGATCCCATTATGAATAGTATTGATCTAGCTCTAGACCATCCTGCAGACTGTGCAAAAAAACTTCTGCAAGGGGATGTTGATCTAGGTCTTGTTCCTGTTGCGATACTCCCGAAGATGAAGGAGTACCATATTGTATCGGACTATTGTATCGGTGGTGATGGACCTGTTCATACGGTCGTGATAGCTAGTGATGTTCCTCTTCATGAGATCCAAACAATATATTTAGATTATCAGTCCCGAACTTCTGTGATGCTTTGTCAAATTCTCTGTCGTTTCTTTTGGAATATTACCCCAGAGTTTAAACCAGCTTATGAAGGATATCATCAGGAGGTGATTGGAGGAACGACTGCTGCGGTAGTGATTGGGGATCGTGTATTCGATATTGAGCATAAGTATAAGTTCATGATCGATCTTTCGGATATGTGGAAGAAGTCGACTGGTGAACCATTTGTTTTTGCTGCTTGGGTGGCAAATAAGCCGTTAGATAGTTCATTTGTTGATGAACTGAATAATGCATTGAAAGATGGGTGTACTCATTTAGATGAGACCATTGAGATATATCAACCACTTTTCCCTAAAGTGGATATTGCAAAATATTTTGAAGAGGAGATTGTTTATGATATGACTGAAGATATGCATCGCGGTCTCGATCTCTTTTTACAATATGTACATAAAATAGAAAGTGAATAA